The Thermococcus eurythermalis genomic sequence AGCCTGGTTCCGGTGGTGAGGACTATCGAGCCCTCGGTCTTGGCGGTCCTCTCCCTCTTCTTCCTCCAGAGAAGGGCACCAACGCCGGTTGAGGCTATGAAGAGAACCGTGACCTCACCGAGGGTATCGAATCCACGGTAGTTAACGACTATTGCGGTGACGGCGTTGACCGCGCCGGTCTGTTCCTTAACGTGGTCGAGGTAGTACTGGCCGACGAGCATCTTGTCCTCGCCGAAGGGGACTCCTGCAAGGCCCTGGGCGAGCCAGTAACCGATTATGAGCAGGGAGATTATCGCGAGAGCGCGCTTGAGCATTTTCACCACCTCACCCACCAGCCAGGCTTCTCCTCTTCCTCGGTCTCAAAGCGCTGGGTTCTCTTGATTGCGAAGATGAATATCGCACCGCTGAGCGCCGCGCCTATCGCCGCCTCGGTCATTGCCACGTCCGGCGCCTGCAGCATGAAGAACAGTAACGACGCGAACAGGCTGACTGCAGCACTCCCAACCGCCGCTGCGAGCAGGTCGCGCCACTCGACGGCGAGTATTGCGGAGAGGATCATAAGGCCAACGATTATGTATTCAATGCAGGTTATGCAGTTCATTCTTCACCACCCTCCTCTGCGGGTGCCTCCTCGGCTACCTTCTCCTTGGCCTCCAGGTGCTCGCGGTACTTGTCAACGACGCTGCCCTCCCAGAGGGGGATTCCGCTCTTGTAAGCGGCCCTGATGAGGGCGTGGGCGCTTATCGGGTTGGTGAGCAGCAGAAAAGTTGCTATAGCTATGGTCTTGACGAGCCACGCGGCGCTTCCAAAATCGGTGCCGAGCGCCCAGATGCCGACGCCGACCATGACGCCGAGGCTTCCAAGGGTAGCGCTCTTGGTCGAGGTCTGCATCCTGTTGTAAACGTCTGGCATCCTAATGAGGCCAAGGGCCGAGAGGAAGTAGAAGAATGTTCCTATTAACACGAGAGCTTCTCCTATTGCTGCAAGGGCGTTCATAGGCCTCCCTCCATGTAGCGAGCGAAGGCTATGACCCCACCGAAGGCAAGCATAGCGTAGACCAGGGCCACGTCGAGGAATATCATCCTCTCGTAGTAGAGCGCGAAGAGCACCATGAGGCCCGCTGTAATGGTCGTCATGATGTCAACGGCAACGAGCCTGTCGACCGTCGTTGGTCCCCTGAAGACGCGGTACATGCTGAGAAGCGTTGCTATCGCTATCAGGGCGAGATAAACGTTTATCCCTATCATCCGAAGATCACCTTCAGGAATTTTTCAAAGGGCCTGGTTATGGCCTCTGAAGCCTTCTCAACGTGCTCGGAATCGTCCTTGGCACCGAGAACATCGTCCTGAACCCATATCCAGTGGATGAAGTAGTCCTCTTCGTCAACGTCGAGGGTTATCGTTCCAGGGGTGAGGGTTATCGAGTTCGCGAGCGCGAGTTTTCCTGTGTCGCTGGTGAGAACGGTCCTGCACTTCACGATTCCAGGCCTTATGGGCCTCGCCGGGTGAAGAACCCTGTAAGCGACGTCAAGGTTGGCCATTATCATGGCCCACAGGAAGTAGGGAATGTAGGCTATTGCGTAGGCAATTCTCTTGGGGTGAAGGTTTGCCAGTCCTGCCTTGGTGAATACATCGTGCGTCAGTGCCGCAACTATCAGAGATATAACCGCTCCAGCTACCAGTTCCTGGCTGTCGAGGCTTGCAGTAACGACAAGCCACAGAATAAACAGTACGATAAACGTGTACGCAAATTTGCTGGCTCGACTTGCTTCTTCCATACTCAACCCTCCGGAGGTTGATGTACTCATTTGAATTAACTATCAATGGTTACCAACCATAACTTATAAACCTTACTTATAAAGAAGGACAGTTTAGAACTTTTGGTTAAAATTGGGGCACCATATTTGTCCTTTAATGCCAAGAGGGGTTCTTTGGGCCCCACTGAATTATATGGGCCAATATATCAGTTTGCCAAGACCACACAGCGAGGTGAGAGTGCTCGACAAAGCGCATTGAAGATTTTTACACACATCGAGAATTTAGCCCCCAAGGCAACGAGAACTGCAGGTTTTAACCTCATCAAACCCTACAAGAGTATAAAATAAAACTGTGGGGCAGTCAGTAGATTGATATCCTCTTGACGCCCTCGAGCTTGGACAGCTCGTTGATGAGGTCTCCCGGAATCGGCTTCTCGGTGATTATCGTGAGTGTTGCCTCCGGGTAGAGCTCCGGGTCTTCTGCAACGACCTGGACGATGTTTATTCCCTTGTCCGCTATCTTCTGGGCGACCCTTGCCAGTATGCCGACGGCCCTCGGCTCTGGCTCGATCTCGATGACGCCGTAGCCGACGTGCCTTCCGACGTACTTCATGTGGACGGTCGGCTCAAGGTTGGTGAAGATATCCCTGAGCTCCGGAACCTTAAGTATCATGGCGACTGTTTCTTTGACAACGCGTCTGTCAACGTCGAGGGCCTTTGCTATCTTGGTGTACGGCACTTCAATGTCTCCTGCTTTGATCTTCATGTCATCGGAGACCTTTAGGCCGTACTTAAGGAGAGTCTTGGCTATCTGCTTCCTCACAGGGTATTCGTCAAAGTAATGCTCAATCTTTCCCCACATATGCTACCCCCCAGTTAAGTTCACTAATAGACTATTTAATTCAACGATATTAAAATGTTTCCATGCCCGCATGATTGCGACAGTGCTTACCTTAAAAAATTTTTGGACGAGACGTGCCGTCAGAACGCCCCAGGGCTGGAGGTTTTATCCATCGTCGGATTTTTAAGAGCGAGCCCAAACTCCCGAAACATGATTGAGATTCGCCTTCCCCACGTCGTCTTCGAGGACACAGGTGATAGTATTAGGCTAATCTGGAGGGAGACCCTTTACGCTGACTTTCCAAAGAAGGAGCTGGAGAGGGTCATACGGAAGAAATACCGTGTCTCTCCCCAGATTACTGCCCGTGAAGGGGCGCTTCTCATTGACACTGACTACGAAAAGGTTGAGAACTTCATAGCGGTCTACATCCAGAACAACCTCGGTGGCCTGCTGAGAAACCGCTACACAAAGAGAAAGGTTCTCTACGTCCATGAGGGCCTCGACGTCCCGCTCCTCGGCTACAACGCCTTCGGCCTGATTGACAGGGGCACCAATCTAATTCAGGTTCGCGGTGTCAGCGGGTGCAATCTGAGCTGTATCTTCTGCTCCGTTGATGAGGGCCCCTACTCTAGGACGAGAAAGCTCGACTACGTGGTTGATATTGACTATCTCATGAAGTGGTTTGATGAAGTCGCCCGGATAAAGGGCAAGGGCCTCGAAGCCCACCTCGACGGCCAGGGTGAGCCGCTCATATATCCCTTCCGCGTTGAGCTCGTGCAGGCACTCAGGGAGCACCCTAACGTCTCGGTCATATCGATGCAGAGCAACGGGACGCTTCTCAACGACAAACTCGTCGAGGAGCTGGCGGAAGCTGGCCTCGACAGGGTTAACCTATCCATTCACTCCCTCGATTCAGAGAAAGCGAAGATGCTCATGGGCAGAAAGGATTACGACCTTGAGCACGTCCTCGATATGGCCGAGGCTCTAGTAAACGCCGGCATTGACGTCCTTATTGCACCGGTGATAATATTTGGCGTGAACGACGACGAGGCCGAGGCATTCATAGAGTTCGCGAGAAAAATCGGCGCAGGGAAGCGCTGGCCTGCTCTTGGTTTCCAGAACTACGTCCCATACAAGTTCGGGAGGAACCCGGTCATAGCGAAGCCCGTTCCGTTCAAGGAGTTCTACTCCTGGCTGAGAAAGCTTGAGGAGAAGACCGGCATGAAGCCCCTCGTCCTGAAGCCGAGCCACTTCGGAATGGAGAGGCGCGAGTTTATACCTCTATCCTTTAGGCCTGGAGAGGTAGTTAAGGCGGAAGTCGTCCTCCCTGGCAGGATTGAGGGGGAGATGCTCGCAAAGGCAAGGAACAGGCTCATCGAAGTCGTCGGCACCAATGCCCAAGTTGGGGACAAGATAAGGGTAAGAATCGTCAGGACGAGGCACGGGATTTACATTGGAACTGAGGTCTGAAAAACTTTTTAAAGTAATTTTTTGAACCATTCTTGGGTGGGGCTAGTGAAACGTATCTTTCTAGTGTTGGGCATCGTAGCGCTAATTGTCCTCTCTATTGTTGGAGTTGCCCTTGCCCGGGATTCATACGTGTTATCTGCCCTTTCAGGTGCATCTCAGAGTGGTGGAACACTAATAACATACAAAGACTACAACTGGACGTTCGCCCCAGAAAACCCTAACGTCGTTTACGTAGCCGTGTGGGCACCGGACCCGTACAGGGACTACATCGAAAAAGCCCTCGTGGAAGTAATTGGGAAGCACAGCCTCACGCCCGTAATTGTTGATGATGTCCAGAACTATGACTTAAAGGGGAGGTTCGTCCTCTTTTACGGGCCCGTTGTTGAGGAAAATGATGGGCTCATATACAATGAAATTTCGATATCTGGGATCCTCTACTATTCCTACGCGGG encodes the following:
- a CDS encoding monovalent cation/H+ antiporter complex subunit F — translated: MIGINVYLALIAIATLLSMYRVFRGPTTVDRLVAVDIMTTITAGLMVLFALYYERMIFLDVALVYAMLAFGGVIAFARYMEGGL
- a CDS encoding radical SAM protein, producing the protein MIEIRLPHVVFEDTGDSIRLIWRETLYADFPKKELERVIRKKYRVSPQITAREGALLIDTDYEKVENFIAVYIQNNLGGLLRNRYTKRKVLYVHEGLDVPLLGYNAFGLIDRGTNLIQVRGVSGCNLSCIFCSVDEGPYSRTRKLDYVVDIDYLMKWFDEVARIKGKGLEAHLDGQGEPLIYPFRVELVQALREHPNVSVISMQSNGTLLNDKLVEELAEAGLDRVNLSIHSLDSEKAKMLMGRKDYDLEHVLDMAEALVNAGIDVLIAPVIIFGVNDDEAEAFIEFARKIGAGKRWPALGFQNYVPYKFGRNPVIAKPVPFKEFYSWLRKLEEKTGMKPLVLKPSHFGMERREFIPLSFRPGEVVKAEVVLPGRIEGEMLAKARNRLIEVVGTNAQVGDKIRVRIVRTRHGIYIGTEV
- a CDS encoding DUF4040 domain-containing protein, with the translated sequence MNCITCIEYIIVGLMILSAILAVEWRDLLAAAVGSAAVSLFASLLFFMLQAPDVAMTEAAIGAALSGAIFIFAIKRTQRFETEEEEKPGWWVRW
- a CDS encoding ACT domain-containing protein; translation: MWGKIEHYFDEYPVRKQIAKTLLKYGLKVSDDMKIKAGDIEVPYTKIAKALDVDRRVVKETVAMILKVPELRDIFTNLEPTVHMKYVGRHVGYGVIEIEPEPRAVGILARVAQKIADKGINIVQVVAEDPELYPEATLTIITEKPIPGDLINELSKLEGVKRISIY
- the mnhG gene encoding monovalent cation/H(+) antiporter subunit G, whose translation is MNALAAIGEALVLIGTFFYFLSALGLIRMPDVYNRMQTSTKSATLGSLGVMVGVGIWALGTDFGSAAWLVKTIAIATFLLLTNPISAHALIRAAYKSGIPLWEGSVVDKYREHLEAKEKVAEEAPAEEGGEE
- a CDS encoding Na+/H+ antiporter subunit E produces the protein MEEASRASKFAYTFIVLFILWLVVTASLDSQELVAGAVISLIVAALTHDVFTKAGLANLHPKRIAYAIAYIPYFLWAMIMANLDVAYRVLHPARPIRPGIVKCRTVLTSDTGKLALANSITLTPGTITLDVDEEDYFIHWIWVQDDVLGAKDDSEHVEKASEAITRPFEKFLKVIFG